The genomic window TCGTCGATGTGTTGGCCCATCACACCGCCGAGAGCATCCAGCTCCCGCACCAGGTGACCCTTTCCCAGGCCCCCGATGGCCGGATTGCAGCTCATGCGGCCCGCGGCCTGAAGATCCAGGCTCACGAGAAGAGTGGAAAATCCACGGCGTGCAGAGGCAAGGGCCGCCTCCACCCCTGCGTGGCCTGCGCCCAGAACCAGAATGTCATAGGAAGGCTTCATGGAAACAAGATGCCACGATCGGACGGGATTCGCGAGGGCTGGCGGGAGTTTTGGTCAGGGAAATGCCGGGCGACAGCCGTGGGGCCGCTATGTCCCACGGGGATGGACCTCCTGTGGCAACACGGAGCCACCTGATGAACCGCGCCCTTGCGGCCTATTCGTCTGCAAACATGCGTGCGCCGAGAAAGCGCGCAAAAGGAACGATGTCGCAATGGACACTGGCTGACTCCAGTGCCGCCATGTATTCATCGCGGTCCCTGGTGTGAATCACCAACCATGGATACCCGCCCGCCACGAACATGACATTCATGAGAAAGCGAGCCATTCGCCCGTTGCCGTCAAGGTAGGGATGAATGTAGCCCAGGAGCCAGTGACTCAGCACAGCCTGAACCGCCGGGCTGGGCTCGGATTCAAGAAGGTCAAAGTAAGTTCCCATCGCCTCGGGCAGCAGCATGGCGCGGGGGGGAACATGGCGGGACTTCCGAATAAAGACTGCTTCGCTGCGATAGCCCGCCAGGTCGCGAGCTTCGACAAGACCGGCCGCAACGGAGGGCGCAAACAACTCACGGTACCAGGTCCGGTGCTCAAGCCTGGTGACGGCAACTGCGTCCTCCCCTTGCAGAATCCTTTCCAGAGAGGATCGAAGGGCGCTAAAGGCCAGAGCGTATCCTTTTGCGGCCATCGCGTCGCGACTTCCCTTGTCGGCAGCATCGGGATCCCAGTTTTCTGAGCGAACCTCTTCAATCAACTCATCGCTCACGCGGTAGCCCTCGATCGAAAGGGAGTGATAGGCATCCATGGAATATCGCTCATTGACTTGCTGGAGACGGGCGGCGATATCCGGATGCCTGCCACGGGGGGCGGGAAAGTGGTTCAAGACATCTTCCCGCATGGCCAACCAGAAACCCTCCAAGCGCGAGGACAGGGGCGAGGCCCCAAGCCCCCCCAACACCGGCTCTTGAGCATCCCTGAACGGATTCACTTCGCGCGTGTCATGGCCCGCAGATCGCATGGTACCAACGATCTCGTCAGCACCATCGTTGCGGCCAAGGTGTCTTAGCGCACCGGCCAGACGCCCGGCAACAATGGGTTGGCCGTTCTCCAGCACAATCCGGAGAAGGCGCGGAATGTCCACCAATGTGGCCAGGGCTGTCTGTATCTCGCGGGACCGGGTTCTGAAACAGGACTGCGGGAGGCGCGCAAGGGCATCTTCTGCGGGGAGCAGGCGCAGGCCCCTCACGATCCTCACCTCTTGGCCAGCTGTCTTGCGAGTCGGCTTGACGGCCAGCAGCGAACTCTGGAAGGGCAGGTCTACTGGATTATTGCCCGCCTTTGGACTGTGGACGAGTAGCTGTTGGGGAATTGCCCACTCCTCCACAT from Candidatus Krumholzibacteriia bacterium includes these protein-coding regions:
- a CDS encoding Fic family protein, with the translated sequence MKNDQSKLAGALNSLRELQKEGRSVFRSSEFSRLQRERLLRQGYLVGVMRGWLLSSNPGADAEDATPWYSSFWEFIAAYCENRWGEAWHLAPEASLLLHVEEWAIPQQLLVHSPKAGNNPVDLPFQSSLLAVKPTRKTAGQEVRIVRGLRLLPAEDALARLPQSCFRTRSREIQTALATLVDIPRLLRIVLENGQPIVAGRLAGALRHLGRNDGADEIVGTMRSAGHDTREVNPFRDAQEPVLGGLGASPLSSRLEGFWLAMREDVLNHFPAPRGRHPDIAARLQQVNERYSMDAYHSLSIEGYRVSDELIEEVRSENWDPDAADKGSRDAMAAKGYALAFSALRSSLERILQGEDAVAVTRLEHRTWYRELFAPSVAAGLVEARDLAGYRSEAVFIRKSRHVPPRAMLLPEAMGTYFDLLESEPSPAVQAVLSHWLLGYIHPYLDGNGRMARFLMNVMFVAGGYPWLVIHTRDRDEYMAALESASVHCDIVPFARFLGARMFADE